Proteins encoded together in one Coffea arabica cultivar ET-39 chromosome 2c, Coffea Arabica ET-39 HiFi, whole genome shotgun sequence window:
- the LOC140035258 gene encoding putative disease resistance protein RGA3 yields the protein MTGMEAAILSAVVSPVAKKVFDLVSSLLAGKFHLHQGVEEDIRDLSSQLTAILAVLEHAEELQLDSPPIRDWLGKLKEVLFDAEDILESFQTEALLWQRQQQARNVHLPFSASQLFMKLNVAQEIKKVLLRLEKIGREKQNFQLDAHAIDSGASSTRPSVSRNTGFIVAESDVVGRDDDKDRMINLLLSEESDRQGDVSVAPIIGMGGVGKTTLGQLVYNDERVKNHFEFRMWVCVTDVFNYTKVLKDMIEYHTEIKYNDISSLSNVQLESRLLEFLKGKPYLLILDDVWPESFDWSDLQKLLKHGGKGSRVVVTSRSSHVANLMGTLPPHFLELLPEDQCQFLFEKIAFGPGGAKRTEETEEIGKDIVRKCKGLPLAIKVMASLLRGIDGARKWRNIQKHEIWEAEKHNDARKPQILPALSLSYNHLPAHLKRCFAYTCIYPKAYVFHKMDLIKVWKAASFILPRGQYSIEDIGEEYFDELLRRSFFQLSKVDNQETFRMHDLLHNLAESVSGPYCYQIKDNDPCNFYEKARHISLLCSAAEQPIMGIMEKSQKLRTLLSPSDHQKNFGQALDSIFQSLKYIRILDLSSSIMLELPESVGELKLLHYLDLSKTEIRRLPNSVCNLINLETLKLLSCLWLFELPKDLGKLTNLQHLELDDIFWYKLRTLPPGIGSITGLQNLHAFPVSREAGKGINELKGMLHLKGALHIKELENAANAGEANLKDKEDLVKVVFEWSNNRNGSPENAALDENIIEDLQPHPDIKEIQVIHYQGARFPAWIRDGQVKNLTSLTLNHCINCRVLSLGQLSRLQSLSLKGNLELEEWMDAPYHFLHRLKISNCPKLRDTPKIFLNLGAMKIKKCNSLKALPLIPSVMFLKLMHNLVLEDFNEHTVILGSVNNHGQPVHHVRQPSFIKLLELKVIDCPKLPCLPEVFAPQKLEVSGCPLLTKLPTPEFSQRLQHLAIDACDDPTLVRAIPDTGSLYSLVISNISNLTSFPKWPHLPGLKTLYISRCNDLTSLSDETAASVPFEGMTSLELLSVRGCPNLVRFPDKELPATLKCLIISSNSGLTSLGPEEAFQNLTSLTDVNIENCPELHSLPAEGFSASLRHLLIEGCPELIKECQNVSGADWPNIQGIPDLEIEPLQVLASQNPQNPPAAWYHCLICCKGTRTIEDQA from the exons ATGACAGGAATGGAAGCAGCAATTTTATCAGCCGTCGTGTCTCCTGTTGCTAAAAAGGTTTTTGATTTAGTCAGTTCCCTGTTAGCGGGGAAGTTCCATTTGCACCAAGGAGTAGAGGAAGATATTCGGGACCTGTCCAGCCAGCTGACAGCTATTCTAGCGGTGCTTGAGCATGCAGAGGAATTGCAGCTGGATTCTCCACCAATTCGAGATTGGCTCGGGAAGCTGAAAGAGGTTCTGTTTGATGCAGAGGACATACTGGAAAGCTTCCAGACTGAAGCCTTGCTTTGGCAGCGGCAGCAGCAGGCGAGGAACGTTCATCTCCCATTCAGTGCAAGTCAGCTGTTCATGAAACTGAACGTTgcacaagaaattaaaaaagtTTTACTCAGGCTCGAAAAAATTGGGAGAGAGAAACAGAATTTCCAACTCGATGCGCATGCAATTGATTCTGGAGCATCATCGACAAGGCCGTCTGTGAGTAGAAACACAGGCTTTATAGTCGCTGAATCTGATGTTGTTGGCAGAGACGATGACAAAGACAGGATGATCAATCTCTTGCTATCAGAGGAATCTGACAGACAAGGTGATGTTTCTGTGGCTCCCATCATTGGTATGGGAGGTGTAGGCAAGACAACTCTTGGTCAGCTTGTGTACAATGACGAGAGAGTCAAAAACCATTTCGAGTTTAGGATGTGGGTATGTGTCACAGATGTCTTCAACTACACAAAAGTCCTGAAAGACATGATAGAATACCACACTGAGATCAAATATAATGACATCAGTTCATTGTCGAATGTCCAATTAGAGTCTCgccttcttgaattcttgaaggGAAAGCCGTACCTACTCATTCTAGATGATGTGTGGCCGGAGAGTTTTGATTGGAGTGATCTTCAAAAGCTCCTGAAACATGGGGGAAAGGGATCTAGAGTAGTGGTTACCAGTCGTAGCAGCCACGTCGCAAATCTCATGGGGACGCTGCCTCCTCATTTCCTGGAACTATTGCCGGAAGATCAGTGTCAGtttctttttgaaaaaattgcatTTGGTCCAGGGGGCGCCAAGAGGACTGAAGAAACAGAGGAGATTGGTAAGGATATCGTCCGAAAATGTAAAGGTTTACCATTGGCCATAAAGGTCATGGCAAGCCTCTTGCGAGGGATCGATGGTGCAAGGAAATGGAGAAATATCCAAAAACATGAGATTTGGGAAGCAGAGAAACATAATGATGCAAGGAAGCCACAGATTTTGCCTGCTTTAAGTTTGAGTTATAATCATCTGCCTGCTCATCTAAAACGGTGTTTTGCATACACTTGCATCTATCCAAAGGCATACGTCTTCCATAAGATGGATCTGATTAAAGTATGGAAAGCAGCATCTTTCATCCTTCCAAGAGGACAATACTCGATAGAAGATATTGGGGAAGAATATTTTGATGAGCTGCTGAGAAGGTCATTCTTTCAACTCTCAAAAGTTGATAATCAGGAGACTTTCAGGATGCATGATCTTCTTCATAATTTGGCAGAGTCGGTTTCAGGCCCCTACTGCTATCAAATCAAGGATAATGACCCCTGCAACTTCTATGAAAAAGCTCGGCATATCTCACTGCTGTGTAGTGCTGCTGAGCAGCCCATCATGGGAATTATGGAGAAATCTCAGAAGTTGCGGACACTTCTATCACCCAGTGACCATCAGAAAAACTTTGGCCAGGCCCTTGACAGCATATTCCAATCTTTGAAGTACATAAGAATCTTAGATTTAAGCTCAAGCATCATGCTTGAACTGCCTGAATCAGTTGGTGAGCTGAAGTTGTTGCACTACCTGGACCTGTCGAAAACAGAAATCAGAAGGCTTCCCAACTCAGTTTGCAACCTCATCAATTTGGAAACTTTAAAACTTTTGTCATGCCTTTGGCTTTTTGAACTACCAAAAGACCTTGGAAAGCTAACCAATTTACAGCATCTTGAGCTCGATGACATCTTCTGGTACAAGCTACGTACCTTGCCACCAGGAATCGGGAGCATTACTGGCCTACAAAATTTGCATGCATTCCCTGTTAGCCGTGAAGCTGGAAAAGGAATTAATGAACTGAAGGGGATGCTTCATCTGAAAGGAGCATTGCACATTAAGGAGCTCGAAAATGCAGCCAATGCTGGAGAGGCAAATTTGAAAGATAAAGAAGATCTTGTGAAGGTTGTATTTGAATGGAGTAATAATAGGAATGGTAGTCCAGAGAATGCAGCACTAGATGAAAATATCATTGAAGATCTTCAGCCTCATCCGGACATTAAGGAGATCCAAGTCATACACTATCAGGGTGCTCGATTCCCAGCTTGGATAAGAGACGGGCAGGTAAAAAATCTTACTTCCTTGACCTTAAATCATTGCATAAATTGCAGAGTCCTTTCTCTTGGCCAACTATCACGCCTTCAGAGCCTCAGCCTCAAGGGGAATCTTGAGTTGGAGGAATGGATGGATGCACCATACCATTTTCTCCACAGGCTAAAGATCAGCAACTGCCCAAAGCTCAGAGACACGCCCAAAATATTTCTCAACCTTGGGgccatgaaaataaaaaaatgtaattcGTTAAAGGCCCTTCCGTTGATCCCCTCAGTGATGTTTTTGAAGCTCATGCACAATCTTGTTCTGGAGGATTTCAATGAGCACACGGTCATTTTGGGTTCCGTCAATAACCATGGCCAACCAGTCCATCATGTACGCCAGCCTTCCTTCATTAAACTCTTGGAACTGAAAGTCATAGACTGTCCCAAATTGCCTTGTTTGCCAGAGGTATTTGCACCACAGAAACTGGAAGTAAGTGGCTGCCCACTGCTTACCAAACTGCCTACCCCAGAATTTTCGCAACGCCTTCAACACCTAGCGATTGATGCCTGTGATGATCCAACGTTGGTGAGGGCAATTCCTGATACCGGGTCTTTGTATTCGTTGGTGATCTCAAACATCTCAAACTTAACATCATTTCCCAAGTGGCCACATCTTCCTGGACTCAAGACGTTGTACATAAGCAGATGCAATGACTTAACATCCTTGTCAGATGAAACAGCAGCTTCAGTACCATTTGAAGGCATGACTTCCCTCGAGCTACTTTCCGTTCGGGGCTGCCCCAATCTTGTGAGATTTCCAGATAAAGAGCTACCCGCGACACTCAAGTGTTTGATTATTAGCTCAAACTCCGGTCTTACGTCACTTGGTCCCGAGGAGGCATTCCAGAACCTTACATCCCTGACCGATGTAAACATCGAGAACTGCCCTGAACTTCATTCATTGCCTGCGGAAGGTTTTTCAGCATCCCTTCGCCATTTGCTAATTGAAGGGTGTCCAGAACTGATCAAAGAATGCCAAAATGTTTCTGGAGCAGATTGGCCCAATATCCAAGGCATTCCTGACCTAGAGATAGAGCCTCTTCAGGTCCTTGCAAGTCAAAATCCACAAAATCCTCCAGCTGCTTGGTATCATTGCCTTATTTGCTGCAAAG GTACAAGAACAATTGAAGACCAAGCCTAA
- the LOC113726990 gene encoding protein PHLOEM PROTEIN 2-LIKE A1, which yields MAAGGKIRENKKEEFLDHKKKKRWVDEKSGNYCFMVYPRSLYVTWGHQEHWDWKCFKETSDDNIEVVKLSHICWLDVRGKFKMSDLSKGAMYEVVYVVKLTKGADGWELPITLRLSLPGGEVQERKVSLLEKPRGEWIELNLGSFRASDGDHGEVCFDLWEHGGHWKNGLLVQGAIIRPCN from the exons ATGGCAGCAGGCGGCAAAATTCgcgaaaacaaaaaggaagaatttTTGGACCACAAAAAGAAG AAAAGATGGGTTGATGAGAAGTCCGGAAATTATTGCTTCATGGTGTACCCAAGATCCTTGTACGTAACTTGGGGACACCAGGAACACTGGGACTGGAAATGCTTCAAGGAAACAAG CGACGACAACATTGAAGTTGTCAAACTGAGTCACATCTGCTGGTTGGATGTGAGGGGAAAATTCAAGATGTCTGATCTCTCAAAAGGTGCTATGTATGAAGTTGTGTACGTGGTGAAGTTGACAAAGGGCGCTGATGGCTGGGAACTTCCTATCACCTTGAGACTATCTCTTCCAGGCGGAGAAGTTCAAGAACGAAAAGTGAGTCTGTTGGAGAAGCCAAGAGGAGAGTGGATAGAGCTCAATCTGGGCAGCTTTCGGGCGAGCGATGGAGACCATGGTGAGGTCTGCTTTGATCTGTGGGAACATGGAGGACACTGGAAAAATGGGCTTCTTGTCCAGGGAGCAATCATCAGGCCATGCAATTAG
- the LOC113726989 gene encoding large ribosomal subunit protein uL3c-like: MPAISSLSSSFSSLTLKPPNPSSHGTPNAPLSFTLRSSFIPLYKAPISKSSSSSSLSLPSSHSAPLPLITSSMEAGIGVMGTKLGMMSCFEESGTVVPVTVIGFREGNIVTQVKTEATDGYNAVQVGYRRVRDRKLTKPEMGHLEKSGIIPLRHLQEFRLQSVEGFEPNQRLVLDELFKEGDLVDVSGTTIGKGFQGGIKRHNFKRGQMAHGSKSHRALGSIGAGTTPGRVYKGKKMPGRMGGTKRKIRKLKIIKIDNELRIVMVKGAVPGKPGNLLRITPAKIVGVNIPKN, encoded by the exons ATGCCCGCCATCTCTTCCCTCTCTTCCTCCTTCTCCTCCCTCACCCTCAAGCCCCCCAATCCCAGCTCCCATGGAACCCCCAATGCCCCACTCTCCTTCACTCTCCGCTCTTCTTTCATCCCACTTTACAAAGCTCCCATTTCTAAATCATCATCTTCGTCATCCCTTTCTCTCCCTTCATCCCATTCAGCTCCACTCCCCCTCATCACGTCCTCCATGGAAGCCGGCATCGGCGTGATGGGGACAAAGCTCGGCATGATGTCGTGTTTCGAGGAGTCAGGAACTGTTGTGCCTGTGACTGTAATTGGGTTCAGGGAGGGGAACATTGTTACTCAGGTGAAAACTGAGGCGACTGATGGATACAATGCTGTTCAGGTGGGCTATCGCCGCGTGCGGGATAGGAAATTGACTAAGCCCGAGATGGGACATCTTGAAAAATCTGGGATTATTCCGTTGAGGCATTTGCAGGAGTTTAGGCTGCAGAGTGTGGAGGGGTTTGAGCCCAATCAACGCCTTGTGCTTGATGAATTGTTCAAGGAAGGGGATTTGGTGGATGTTTCTGGGACCACTATTGGCAAAGGATTCCAAG GTGGAATCAAGAGACACAACTTCAAGAGAGGCCAAATGGCACACGGATCGAAGAGTCATAGGGCACTTGGATCAATTGGTGCTGGAACAACTCCTGGACGGGTATACAAGGGAAAGAAAATGCCTGGAAGAATGGGAGGTACCAAGAGAAAGATAAGGAAGCTGAAAATTATCAAGATCGATAATGAGCTTAGAATTGTGATGGTTAAAGGTGCTGTACCTGGTAAGCCAGGAAACCTTCTCCGCATAACTCCAGCAAAAATCGTTGGAGTGAATATACCCAAGaactag